In Novosphingobium sp. RL4, the sequence CGGCCGCATCGCAGGACGGGCAGGTCGGGCAAGTCGCCTACGGCGGCGCCAAGGGCGCGGTGAACGCCATGGTCCTGCCGATGGCCCGCGATCTCATGGACCTCGGCATCCGGGTGAACGCCATCCTTCCCGGCACTTTCGCCACGCCGCCGATGCTGCGGGTCAAGGAAATGAACGAGGCGGTCTACGATGGCCTCGGCAAGGCCGTGCCCTTCCCCAAGCGGCTCGGCAATCCCGAGGAATTCGCCTCGCTGGTGATGGAACTGGCCCGCAACACCTATTTCAACGGCCAGTGCATCCGTCTTGACGGCGGCATCCGCATGCCGCCGAAATGACCGCTTCCGCTTGAGAATCGCCGGACAAGCCTCCAGAGCGGCCATCCGGTCGGTAAGGGGGCCCAGCGACAATGCAGAACGTCATCGATTTCGTGATGGAGCTGGACCGGCTCAAGGCCGTCACCCGCAAGGTGAAGCCCATCGGCCTCGACCGTTACGAGAATTCGGCCGAGCATAGCTGGCAGATCGCGCTCTTCGCCGTGGCGCTCGCACCCCATGCCTCGGGAACGCCGGACATCTCGCGGGTCATGGCGATGCTGCTGGTCCACGATATCGGCGAGATCGAGACCGGCGATGTCATGGTGTTCTTCGAGGAAGGCCTGGCGGACCGCAAGGCGGCCGAGCGCGCGGCCATAGACCGGATCTTCGGCATCCTGCCCGATGCCGAGGCGGATTACCTGCGCGGCCTCTGGACCGAGTTCGAGGAAGAACGGACCGCCGAGGCCCGCTTCGCCCATGCCATCGACCGCGCGATGCCCGCCCTGCTCAACTTGCGCAACGAGGGGCAGAGCTGGCGCGAGAACGGGATCAGCCACGAGCGGGTCGTGAAGCGCCTGAAGCCGCAGATCAGCCGCGGCGCGCCCGCGCTGTGGGACTATCTCGAAGCGGAACTGGAGACGGCGCGGGCCAGGGGCTACTTCGGGGCGTGAGGCCGCCCGGCTGCGCGCCACCTTCGCGTTTTCTTCCTTCCCCTCCCGATACCCGCCTTGACAGCGCCGCGCGCGCAGGCCCAATCGACGATCGATGCGACGTCCCGCCGTTAACGCCCTGAAAGCCCTGGTCATCCGCCAGCGGCAGCGCATGCGCGAAAGCGAACTGGCGTTCATCGTGCTGGCCGTTCTGGCCGGGATCGCGGCGGGCTGGCTGACCAACCTGCAAGGGTTCCTCGCCCATGCCCTCCAGCAGCTCTTCTACGGCGTCACCGGCAACCGGCTGAGCGCGATCGGCGAAATCCGCCATCCCTGGCGCCTGCTGGCACTCCCCTTCGGCGGACTCGTGCTGATCGGCATCGGCTATCTGCTGCGCCGCCGCCGCCGCGCGCCGATCGACGTGGTGGAGGCCAATGCCCTGCACAGCGGCCGGATTCCCTTCATCGACAATCTCATCATCTCGGCACAGACGATCATCTCGAACGGCGCCGGGGCATCGGTCGGGCTGGAGGCGGCCTATGCGCAGATGGGCGGCGGCGTGGCCTCGGTGCTGGGCCAGTGGTTCAAGCTGCGCCGCGCCGACATGCGGACGCTGGTGGGCGCGGGCGCGGGCGCGGCCGTGGGCGCCGCCTTCGGCGCACCGCTGGCGGGCGCCTTCTATGCCTTCGAGATCGTGATCGGCACTTATACCCCCGCCGCCATCGCCCCGGTCATCGCCGCCGCCCTCGGCGCCGCGTTCATCACGCGCCAGCTCGGCGTGGAACCCTACCTGATCGCCGCATCGAGCACGCATGAGCTGACCACCGGGGACTATTTCATCTATGCCGTGCTCGGGCTGGTCTGCGCCCTGGTGGGCATCCTCGTCATGCGGCTGGTGACGTTTACCGAGCTTCACGTCCAGCGCTTCACCCGCTTCACGCGCTGGAAACCGCTGGTCGGCGGACTGCTGCTGATGCCGCTCGCATGGGTATCGCCGCAATCGCTTTCGGCGGGGCACGGGGCGATGCATCTCAATCTCGTGATGCAGCCGGCGATCCAGTTCCTGCTCGTGGTTCTCGCGCTCAAGATCGCCGCCTCGGTGATCTCGCTCAGCTTCGGCTTTCGCGGCGGCCTGTTCTTCGCCTCGCTGTTCCTGGGATCGCTGGTCGGCCTGATCTTCGCCGCCGCCGTGCAGATGCTGCCGCTGGGCATCGAGCTGGACCCCACCCAAGCCGCCCTCGTCGGCATGAGCGCGCTGGCCGTCTCCATCGTCGGCGGCCCGATGACGCTGGCGATGCTCATGCTGGAAACCACGCACGACTTCGCGCTGATGGGCGTGGTGCTGACCGCCTCGCTCGTATCCAGCGCCTTCACGCGCGAGATGTTCGGCTATTCGTTCTCCACCTGGCGCCTGCACATTCGCGGCTCGATCATCCGTTCCCCGCGCGATATCGGCTGGATGCTCAGCCTCACCGCCGGGCGCATCATGCGCAAGGACTGGATCTCGGTGCCCGCAACCCTTTCCATCGCCGATTTCCGCGCCCGCGTGCCGCTCGGCTCGGCCAGCAAGGCGATCCTGCTGGACGAGGAGGAACACTACGCCGGGATCGTCACCACCTCCGCCGCCTACAACCCCGAACTGGCGCAGGACAGCGCGGTGGGCGGGCTGGCGACGCTGAAGGGCACCACGCTTTCCCCCACCACCGACATCCGCGCGATGATCAAGGCCTTCGACGTGGCCGTGGCCGACGAACTGGCGGTGGTGGACGGTATCGGCAATGTCGTTGGCGTCGTGACCGAACGCCACGCGCGCCGCCGCTACTTCGAGGAGATCGAGGCCTCGCAGCGGGAACTGTTCGGCGAAAGCTGAAGCGGGAGGAATGCAGGGGCCATCGCCCCCGCACCCCCGGAACCTGCTCCTAGTCCTTCGCCACCGGCAGCCACACGGCGCTGGCCGCATCGCCGCCATAAGTCACCGTCTCGGTCGCCTTCACATAGTCGCTCGCCCTGGCCTCCATGATCGAGGGCACCCAGGACTGCGGATTGCGGTCATAGAGCGGGAACAGGCTGGACTGCACCTGCACCATGATCCGGTGGCCCGGCAGGAACACGTGATCGACGTTCGGCAACGACCACTGGAAGGTATAGCCCTTGCCCGGCTCCAGCGGCTGCGGCTTGTCGAAGCCGTGGACGTAGCGGCCGCGGAAGATCTCGATGCCGATGCCGAGCTGGTAGCCCGCCAGTTCCGGATTGGCCGAGTTTTCCTGCGGATAGACGTCGATCAGCTTGACCACATAGTCGCTGTCCCGCCCGCTGGTGGAGGCGTGCAGCTCCACCTTGGGCGCTCCCTTGATGTGGACCGCCTTGTCCAGCGTGCCGGTGGTATAGCTCAGCACGTCCGGGCGGCCGTCAACGAAGCGCTGGTCGTGGACGAGCCAGGTCTTCCACTCCTCGCCCTGCATGTGCACCGGGCGCGGCAGCATCGGCACCGGCTTGGCGGGGTCGGAGACGTAGCTGTCGCTGCCCGCCGCCGGCTTGCTCCATGAGAGGCCGTAGTTCCCCGCAAGGTAGAGCGGCGTGTAATCGCCCGCCGGCCACTTCTGCGACACTTCCCAGCCGCCCTTGTCGCCCTTGGCGCCGGTGGCATAGGTGATCACCGGCGGCGTGTTGCAGGCCGGTGCCACGGTTTTCAGGTGACAGTCGAGGAAGGGCTTCATGTAGCGCTGGCGGAACTGGCCGCCGGTATCGCCTTCCCACTTGAGCGGACCAAGCTCACGCGCTTCGTAGTTGACCTGGGAGTGGCGCCAGGGGCCGATGGCAAGGCTCACCATGTCGTCCGGCGTGCCGTTCGCCTTGAGCGCCTGGTAGACCGCCGGGGCGCCGTAGCTGTCCTCCTGGTCCCACTGTCCCACCACGAGCATGGTCGGCACCGTCAGCTTGCGCGCGCCGAGCAGCTTGTCCACCGCCTGCCCCTGCCACCAGGCATCGTAGCCGGGATGCTCCAGCACCTTGCGCACCACCGGCAGGTCGATGAGGCCGTATGCCTTGGCATATTCCATGGCCGAACCGGCATCGAGATAGGCCTGGTACTCGTCCCCCGTGCCCTTGGGCACCGCGCCGCCGCCCTTCTTGACCGTCTGGCCAAGGTCGTAGTCGAACCCGAACATGCGGAAGGCGCCGTTGTGGAACCAGTCGTCGCCCATCCAGCCGTCCACCATCGGGCTCTGCGGCACGGCGGCCTTGAGCGCGGGGTGCGGATCGATCAGCGCCATGAGCGAGGTGAAGCCGAGATAGGACGAGCCGGTGATGCCGACCTTGCCGTTGCTCTCCTTCACGTTCTTCACCAGCCAGTCGATGGTGTCGTAAGCGTCGGTGGCGTGATCGACCTTTGTCTTGTTGAGCGGGCCTCGCAGCGGCCGGTTCATCACGTAGTCGCCTTCGGAACCGTCAAGCCCGCGCACGTCCTGATAGACCCGGATGTAACCGTCGTTGACGAAATCCGCGTCCATGACGGGCAGGATTTCCTCGATCTTCTGGCTGCGGTTGCGGCTGGTCATGCCGCCGGCGTTGTAGGGCGTGCGGCTGAGCAGGATCGGACCGTCCTTCGTGCCCTTGCGCATGACGATGACGGTGAAGAGCTTCTTGCCGTCCCGCATGGGAATCATCACCTCGCGGCGGATGTAGTCCGCCTGCGGGCGTACCCAGTCGTACGATTCGACCTGCTCGTTCATCATGGTGTCGGTGGGCGCGCGGGCGCTGTCCTGTGCGGAAAGCTGGGCGGCGGCGAGTGCAAGCGGCGCGGCTGCAAGGCACGCGGCGATCCGAAGGCTTTTTGTCATGGGCCCGATTGGTGGCCCGTGCA encodes:
- a CDS encoding CocE/NonD family hydrolase; the encoded protein is MTKSLRIAACLAAAPLALAAAQLSAQDSARAPTDTMMNEQVESYDWVRPQADYIRREVMIPMRDGKKLFTVIVMRKGTKDGPILLSRTPYNAGGMTSRNRSQKIEEILPVMDADFVNDGYIRVYQDVRGLDGSEGDYVMNRPLRGPLNKTKVDHATDAYDTIDWLVKNVKESNGKVGITGSSYLGFTSLMALIDPHPALKAAVPQSPMVDGWMGDDWFHNGAFRMFGFDYDLGQTVKKGGGAVPKGTGDEYQAYLDAGSAMEYAKAYGLIDLPVVRKVLEHPGYDAWWQGQAVDKLLGARKLTVPTMLVVGQWDQEDSYGAPAVYQALKANGTPDDMVSLAIGPWRHSQVNYEARELGPLKWEGDTGGQFRQRYMKPFLDCHLKTVAPACNTPPVITYATGAKGDKGGWEVSQKWPAGDYTPLYLAGNYGLSWSKPAAGSDSYVSDPAKPVPMLPRPVHMQGEEWKTWLVHDQRFVDGRPDVLSYTTGTLDKAVHIKGAPKVELHASTSGRDSDYVVKLIDVYPQENSANPELAGYQLGIGIEIFRGRYVHGFDKPQPLEPGKGYTFQWSLPNVDHVFLPGHRIMVQVQSSLFPLYDRNPQSWVPSIMEARASDYVKATETVTYGGDAASAVWLPVAKD
- a CDS encoding chloride channel protein, which encodes MRRPAVNALKALVIRQRQRMRESELAFIVLAVLAGIAAGWLTNLQGFLAHALQQLFYGVTGNRLSAIGEIRHPWRLLALPFGGLVLIGIGYLLRRRRRAPIDVVEANALHSGRIPFIDNLIISAQTIISNGAGASVGLEAAYAQMGGGVASVLGQWFKLRRADMRTLVGAGAGAAVGAAFGAPLAGAFYAFEIVIGTYTPAAIAPVIAAALGAAFITRQLGVEPYLIAASSTHELTTGDYFIYAVLGLVCALVGILVMRLVTFTELHVQRFTRFTRWKPLVGGLLLMPLAWVSPQSLSAGHGAMHLNLVMQPAIQFLLVVLALKIAASVISLSFGFRGGLFFASLFLGSLVGLIFAAAVQMLPLGIELDPTQAALVGMSALAVSIVGGPMTLAMLMLETTHDFALMGVVLTASLVSSAFTREMFGYSFSTWRLHIRGSIIRSPRDIGWMLSLTAGRIMRKDWISVPATLSIADFRARVPLGSASKAILLDEEEHYAGIVTTSAAYNPELAQDSAVGGLATLKGTTLSPTTDIRAMIKAFDVAVADELAVVDGIGNVVGVVTERHARRRYFEEIEASQRELFGES
- a CDS encoding HD domain-containing protein — translated: MQNVIDFVMELDRLKAVTRKVKPIGLDRYENSAEHSWQIALFAVALAPHASGTPDISRVMAMLLVHDIGEIETGDVMVFFEEGLADRKAAERAAIDRIFGILPDAEADYLRGLWTEFEEERTAEARFAHAIDRAMPALLNLRNEGQSWRENGISHERVVKRLKPQISRGAPALWDYLEAELETARARGYFGA